In the Euphorbia lathyris chromosome 5, ddEupLath1.1, whole genome shotgun sequence genome, one interval contains:
- the LOC136230536 gene encoding transcription factor bHLH25-like, with amino-acid sequence MEIESARWFAEQDLNDYSLIHEYHLESLAELTSENLGNRNTLKRENLQQSFSSESYSSYPCFIETTSEKPTKLHKTNSWNSTITADHQSLKLSSSTHLLSFENLAVSPNFYMKPKDEAASPTGDIQFQPKPSQGSNKRSNCSITRNPSHAQDHILAERKRREKLSQRFIALSAIVPGLKKMDKASVLGDAIKYLKQLQERVQVLEEQTKKRSVESVILVKKSHVSIDDDSSSSDENSADGGSDSVLPEIEARVSEKDILVRIHCDKQQGVIPKILNQIENLHLSIINTSVLPFGNSTLDITIIAQMDAEFSMAAKDLVKNLRLAILKFM; translated from the exons ATGGAAATAGAATCAGCAAGATGGTTTGCAGAACAG gATCTGAATGATTACAGTCTGATCCATGAATACCATTTAGAGTCTCTTGCTGAGTTGACCTCAGAAAACTTGGGAAATAGAAATACCCTAAAAAGAGAAAACCTTCAACAATCTTTCTCTTCTGAGAGCTACTCTTCCTATCCTTGTTTTATTGAAACTACCTCCGAGAAACCAACTAAACTTCACAAGACAAATAGCTGGAATTCAACCATCACTGCCGATCATCAATCCCTAAAACTTTCTTCATCTACACACCTTCTTTCTTTTGAGAACCTTGCAGTTTCCCCTAACTTTTACATGAAACCCAAAGATGAGGCTGCTTCTCCTACAGGAGATATCCAATTCCAGCCAAAGCCAAGTCAAGGTTCTAATAAGAGATCTAATTGCTCCATCACTAGAAATCCTTCACATGCTCAGGACCATATTCTTGCTGAAAGAAAGCGCAGAGAAAAGCTTAGCCAGCGATTTATAGCACTTTCTGCCATTGTTCCTGGCCTCAAAAAG ATGGACAAAGCATCTGTGCTTGGTGATGCAATAAAGTATCTGAAACAACTTCAGGAAAGAGTACAAGTGCTTGAAGAACAGACAAAGAAGAGAAGTGTGGAATCTGTAATTCTTGTGAAGAAATCTCATGTTTCTATTGATGATGATTCTTCTTCATCTGATGAGAATTCTGCAGATGGAGGATCTGATTCGGTACTACCTGAGATTGAAGCAAGAGTTTCAGAAAAAGATATACTTGTTCGGATTCATTGTGATAAACAACAAGGAGTTATACCAAAAATATTGAACCAAATTGAGAATCTTCACTTGTCTATCATCAATACCAGTGTCTTGCCCTTTGGAAATTCTACACTCGACATTACCATTATTGCTCAG ATGGATGCTGAATTTTCGATGGCAGCCAAGGATCTTGTGAAAAATCTAAGACTTGCTATCCTCAAGTTTATGTGA